TTAGCACAAGCTCAGGGACAGTGATAAACTCATCTGGCGTGAATTTAGATGCATGCTTCAAAATATCCTTAGAACCACCACAGGAGGATATAAAACAGACATCTCTTTTGTCCCTCCATCTACAAACATTCAGCTGACTGTTTCAGGTTATATCTCCACGCATCAATCTTCTAGTCATGATGTCTTTGGGGGAAAACTTTCTGTTGGGTCTTATGGTCCCACAGTAATAAGTACTGGCCCTTAGTAGGTTTTTCACTAACggaattgaagaaaaaaaattatccgCATATAAGTGGTGGTTTTTGTACAGGTAGTCTGACATTAAACCCATCACAACCCTGTATCCCAAACCATCTGCCACCACgtccccctctctgcctgtaTATACGTTAAATGCTAAACAGTATCCTGTCagggagtcacagagacaccagatcttaataCCCCACCTGACAGGTTTCTTAGGCGGTTACTGTTTCcactagcctggatgccagacgaatttaGCCCACAAaattttaggtcgggaagttcggtctggcatcgctccgttggggagaaattatgcccgaTCAAAAACGtatcagaccaatcaaattgtcagggcgggctttatacaatgatggacagatgatcaacaaacatggctgccgctggagagctgagatatgTGTTgatagagatgttttagaagacatcgagagcgcattcattttgaaagaggaacagagaaacgcgatcaaggcatttgtcgatcgaaaatatgtttttgccgtccttcctacgggattcggtaaaaattgtatttatcagctggccctgatgACAACTACGTtgatccaattgagcgaagaggcatttttttcctggttcggttgaaacacgccccataatcacagcccaatggagcagtatcagactcatattctgactagaattatgagtatgacatcgtcagtcTATGTTTCCACAGTAACCTGCCGTCAAATTTAATCATGGCCTCATCTACCGAGAGATTTTTCCATGGCCGAAGAAGTTTTGGGAAGGTCTCCTGAAGGACACATATAAAAGGTCTGACTTTTTTAAGCTTGTCACCAGAGTCTGCCCTCCCTGGATTTGAACAGTGCAGGTATCTGCACAACTCCTCATACCTTTTTCGAggcatggtgtctgccacataggacaCACGTAAGGCTGGATCGGATGACCAGTTGTCCAGATAAGACGGTAAACGATGTATACCCATTAGGATGTTTTTTCCTACAAACACCTTCATCTCCTCTACAAATGTATCGCACCAGGATGCACTCGAAGAACCATAGTTCTAAAAAAATTACTAAATTACAAATGACTAAAAAAGACAAGCCCTACCATCTGCATAAAAATCTCCAACACCCCTGTGAAGGTGGTCTGAGGCCCTGACTCACTAGAGTATAGAGTAAGGGTAGGATCAAATACATCTCTAACCCAAGGAAATGACTCGTTGGCACTCTGCTGCGCTAACGATCTGCCCtcgccctctccccctcattctTCCTCTGCCGCTTCCACGTCTTCCGCCTCTCCCCTGTCCTACAGAAGTTTCCCTGCGCTCATCAGGCCTCTGactattcctctcctcctccatgtcctcactcctctctgctgccacagcaaaaatgtttttacattttcatggattgtttcatttcattgaatgaAGTCAGTTTTTTTCTATACATACGTATAGATACGTTATATATCTAAATCAAATCAGTTTAGTTAGTGATGACCCTGATGCATTCAATAGCTCgctatcaaccaactcctcAGACTAACGTTTTCCTTAGACAAGGTAGCTAGCTTACTGTCATTTCTATGAGTGAGGTAACGTTAAACTTAGCTTTATTGAACGtcacacaaaagacaaataaTTAAGTATTATATATCTCTGCAAATAcaagtgtcatgggtttaagatctatttaaataaaaaaaactgtctcATCCAGTGATAATAGACCCGGGCGTTTAGGATTACTAGCCATAACTATAAAACAACTGTTTCTCCTCAGGTGATCTGTCAGTAGTGAGGTGTAGCGATGAAATAGCTaaaaatacttcagaaaagtcaatgacagcatacccagtttccggtttcgGGCGCTATGGTGAGTAGAGGGTTAATATACCTGTCTTGTTAAATAATTCTAATCAAAACCATTGAGAATAGCCTATTTGTTAGCTACAACGTTAGCCTGGCTAACTAATGTTAACGTTACTTACTGTGGTCTAGCATCTTGGGTGCTGGCAACGGATGACATGTCTatgaacaaacagaaaaatCGGTCAAATTAGCGGGTATCTTTAACAAATATAGTAATAATCCATAAAGCTACTAACGGTAGAATCGAATATAAACTAAATGACAGTGTCAAATACGATAAAAACGTATAAATTACTGAGTACATCAAACCAGTCGCTCTCCCGTAGTAGACAGTTGGGCTACAACCAACGGCAGGAAATGTCAAGATAGAATCTTGCGTGCGCAGAGTGGATTTTTGTTTTCTCGAACACCGTAGCCGTCCTTTCAACCGTCGCTGCTTAAAGTCCCTAATGTCTCCATAGTAGTGTAGTACAGCATCAATAGCTGCTTTGTGTTTGCCTCAGTGAGGCCCTCTCTTCTGTCATCCATGAGGTGCTTGTACTGGGAGAAGGACCTCTCCACGTCCACACTGGCATCAACAGGCATCCAAATGGCATCTTGTGCCACAGCAGCCAGACCTGGAAACCTCTGCTGCAGACCACCCCAGAAAGCAGACAAGAGGGTCTGGAATGTCTTCCTGCTTGTACTGGGCATAGATCGCAAACTCATCTCTCAAATCCTGGGAGGGGTTCTTGAGTCCAGGGATGGCATCGAGATCAATGATGCTGTGTGAGAGGGCTGGCAGTTGACGGGGGTCAAACACTCTCGCTGCCTTGTAGAAAGCCTTGGCTGGGTAGTCATCAAAGTGCTTCACCAGCTTCTTAAAGGGCCTTCATTACCTTGGTCTTCTCCTGGCCCTTCAGCTTTCCCAACAGTCTGTCTGACTCTGGGACAAAAGAGTTTGTAGTGGTGCCTGCCTTCAAGTAGGCCCTCAGATCCTCCATGGTGTTGTAAACAGTGCAGGCCAAGGGGTCGTGGGTGGCCTCTAGAGAAGTCAGATTTGTGACGTG
Above is a window of Clupea harengus chromosome 21, Ch_v2.0.2, whole genome shotgun sequence DNA encoding:
- the LOC116218253 gene encoding uncharacterized protein LOC116218253 gives rise to the protein MVKSSFFKKPGRKSRYLAYLAEFLPSEQVKLPPVPVSTRWNSWFAAVIYRAAQIHLYHGFFSVSVLCPLAEESQGIALKRIVELCGHKEIYPEILLQVHFITENCPRHVTNLTSLEATHDPLACTVYNTMEDLRAYLKAGTTTNSFVPESDRLLGKLKGQEKTKQRFPGLAAVAQDAIWMPVDASVDVERSFSQYKHLMDDRREGLTEANTKQLLMLYYTTMETLGTLSSDG